A window of Nisaea sediminum genomic DNA:
GTGAAGACTGCGCGCCCGCCGTCATCCAATCGTCGAGATAGGGCTCGAGGTCGAGCAGGTCGCTCTGCAGAACGACATCGATCTTCGGACGCTTGCCCTCGAGGCCAAGCTTCACCGAGCCGGTCAGATCGGACCGTCCGATGCGCGCATCGAGGCCAGAGAGGGTGAGGCTGGTGAACCGGTCCTCGATCTGAACAAGGGTGACCTGCCCCTTGACCGCCACCTTCTCCCCGGAAATCCGGCCGGTGATGTCGAAGGGAAGCGCCTGCCCTTTCTCGACCAGTGCCTTCAGCGAAGGGAAGCGGCCGGCAATGTCGATCTCCTCGGCGCCGAAACGGCCGACGACCTTTCCGACGAACGGTTCGGCCATCGAGGAGGCCTTGAGGGACAGGGTCTCGACCCTGATCCTGTCGGCTTCCGCCGCGCCGTCAGGCAGATAGGTCGCGCCCGCCATATCGAGCGCGAATTTCCCGTCAATGGCCGAGAGAATGGACGCGATCGTGCGGCCTTCTCCGGCCAGGTCGACATCGACATCGGCCCGGCCCGACGCCCGCCCGTCGATGCCGAGCCGGCGTGACGCAATGTCCAGATCGACGTTCTTCCAGAGCACGCGGGACGAGAACCGGGTCCTCTCGCCCGCCGGCTCGATGCGCACGGCGGCCTGGAGGTGCGCCCGCGCGAGCATCATGTCCGGGATCGAAAGGGAGAGAACCTCGTCGTTCAGACTGACCGCGATATCGAGGTCGCGCACCTTGTCCTGCGCCGTCGAGACGTCCGCCGCCCGGATATGCGCCTCGCCGGATAGCCCTTTCAGGACGACGTTCCGAAGCGGGGTGTCCAGTCCGATATCGCCCGCGTGCTCGATCAGGTTAAGGACCGCCTTCGGCTCTGTTCCGACGACATCGAGCGAGACCGCGAGCTTGGAGATCGAGAAATCCCGCCCCGCGTCGGGGCCGGCCGGGTCCTGATAGCGCACCAGCGGCACCGCCGCTTCGCCTTTGACGCGGGCACCGGCGATCAGCTCGCCGAGGCGGCTGCCCGATGTCTCGATCTGCAGGCTAAGATCTCCGCCGGCTTCGAACCCGGCGGCATCGATGGCCGTGCCGGCGAGCCGGTCGAAATCCGCCCCTTTGATGGAGAGGTCCGCGCGTCCGGAAAGCCCGCGCCCCTCGCGGGTGACATCCGCTTCAAGACGGATCGGGGATCCTGCATAGACAGCCCAGAGCGGCGCAACAGAGAGTTTTCCGTCCCGCATTTCCGCCGTCAGAGTAATATCGGAAGCATCCGCGGCGGTGCTTTTCAGATGTTTCACATTCAGCGAGAGCGACACCTCCGCGGCGTCGAGCCAGTCGGCCGGTACGCGTTTGTCGAGCATGTCCGCGATCCCGTCCGACGCATTCTCCCTCGAAGCGCCCCGGCCGGATCCTTTCGCCATCGCTTCGAGCGGACGCAGATCGATCACCTCCGACTTCAGTGCGGCGGAGATCCTCGGGATCCGGCCGGAACCGTCGAACTTGAACTCGCCGGAGAGATCGGAGGAGAGCGCGGCGACCTTCAGATCCTGAATCGCGATATTCGCCGGGATGCCGTCCTCGTAGGCGAAGAGAAGCTTGCCGGAGACCTTGAACGGTTCGCCCATGGCTTCGCCGGTGATGTCGAACGGCTGCGGCACGCTTGCGTCCCCGAGGGAAACGGCGGGCGGCAGCTTGCCCGACAGGGCGATCCGCTTGCCGTCCACCGACATGTCCACGATCGCGTCCACGGGGTTTTCCATATCCGGCGCATCGAGATCGATCGAGGTGATGTCCACCTCGTGGCGAATCCCTTCGAGCCGATCGTCGTAGACGATGTCGACATCGATGAGCGTCACGCTCTCGACAACGGGGAACATGCCGTCATGTCCGCCCGAGGAGGAGGAGTCCTCTTCCCCGGAACGCTCCATTCCTGGAAACACCCAGTTCGCGCGCCCGCCGGGGTCACGCTCGAGAGTCACGCTGGCATGTTCGACGAACAGGCTCTCGACGATCACGATGCCGTCGAACACCCGGTTCAGATCCAGATCCGCTTCCAACACTCCGATGCGCACCATTTCAGGGGCCTCGCCCCAGGCGGCATTCTGGAAGCTGACATCCTCAACGCGGATTTTCGGAGTCCAGGAGAGTTCGTAGCTGAGCGGCCCCGAGATCTTCAGCGAGCGGCCCGTCGCTTTCTCGACCTGCTCGGCCAGAAGCTTTTTCACATCATTGGAGTCGAGCGTGAAGACATAGACCGCCGTGCCGGCGACCGCGACGATGACAAGCGCCAGAAGGCCGAGGAGGCCATATTTCAGAAAGCGCATCACATCGCTCCTATCTGTTTGCCAAGAGCCGCTCGACTGCCGCATCCAGATCGTCGAAATGGTCGATGAGCGCGCCCGCCCCGTAAGATTGGAGCGCGTCCCGCTCGTGATAACCCCAGGTCACACCGACAGATGCCACCGACGCGTTCCGCGCCGTCTCGAGGTCGTAGACCGTGTCTCCGACCATGACCGTGTCGCGCGCTTCGACTCCGGCCTCGTCCATGGCCTGGAGAAGCATACCCGGATGCGGTTTTCCGGGCGCCGTGTTCGCTGTCTGGATACTGACGAAATAGTCGATCAAGCCATGCACCTCCAACGCATGACGGGCGCCTCTGGTTCCCTTCCCTGTCGCCAGGGCTATGAGATATCCGACCGCATCCAGTCGCTCGATCACTTCGCGGGCCCCGGGCATCAGCGGTTCGTGCCTCTCGCCCCGATCAAGCTTGTCGTGATGATCGACCCGGTAAGCTTCCACCAGCCGTCCGTAAACGGCCGGCTCCTGCCCCGGCAGCAGCGACCGGAAAATGGTCTCGAGCGGTAAACCGACCCCGGCTCTAACCGATGCCGGGTCCGGGGCGGCGAACCCGTTCTCCAAGAATGCGCGGGTCATTGAGGCGATAATATGGTGCTGACTGTCGATCAGCGTGCCGTCCATGTCGAAGACCACGAGCCGCAGAGGGTCGCCCGCCGTCATCTAGATCTCCTCGCGCAGCGCATCGGCGCCGCCATCGGGATCGAAGCCGAAGAACTGCCAGGCCTTCAGCATGTGTTCCGGCAAAGGAGCCGTCACCCTCAGCACATGCCCGTTCGGGCGCGTGACCTGGACCTCGCGCGCATGCAGATGCAGCTTCCGGGACAGTCCCTCGGCGACGAGGAACGCCTCCTGCCCGCCATATTTGCCGTCGCCGACGATCGGCGTGCGGCGTTCCATCATGTGAACGCGGAGCTGGTGGGTCCGGCCGGTTACCGGGCTGAGCGCCACCCAGGCGACGCGCTTGGCAAGCTGCTCGACCACCTCGTAGTCGGTCTGGGCCTTCTTGCCCTCCTCGAAATCGACCGCCATCTTCTCGCCCGCCTTGCCCGGCAGCTTGGCAATCGGCAGGTCGATGCGGGCCGCCTTCGGCT
This region includes:
- a CDS encoding AsmA family protein translates to MRFLKYGLLGLLALVIVAVAGTAVYVFTLDSNDVKKLLAEQVEKATGRSLKISGPLSYELSWTPKIRVEDVSFQNAAWGEAPEMVRIGVLEADLDLNRVFDGIVIVESLFVEHASVTLERDPGGRANWVFPGMERSGEEDSSSSGGHDGMFPVVESVTLIDVDIVYDDRLEGIRHEVDITSIDLDAPDMENPVDAIVDMSVDGKRIALSGKLPPAVSLGDASVPQPFDITGEAMGEPFKVSGKLLFAYEDGIPANIAIQDLKVAALSSDLSGEFKFDGSGRIPRISAALKSEVIDLRPLEAMAKGSGRGASRENASDGIADMLDKRVPADWLDAAEVSLSLNVKHLKSTAADASDITLTAEMRDGKLSVAPLWAVYAGSPIRLEADVTREGRGLSGRADLSIKGADFDRLAGTAIDAAGFEAGGDLSLQIETSGSRLGELIAGARVKGEAAVPLVRYQDPAGPDAGRDFSISKLAVSLDVVGTEPKAVLNLIEHAGDIGLDTPLRNVVLKGLSGEAHIRAADVSTAQDKVRDLDIAVSLNDEVLSLSIPDMMLARAHLQAAVRIEPAGERTRFSSRVLWKNVDLDIASRRLGIDGRASGRADVDVDLAGEGRTIASILSAIDGKFALDMAGATYLPDGAAEADRIRVETLSLKASSMAEPFVGKVVGRFGAEEIDIAGRFPSLKALVEKGQALPFDITGRISGEKVAVKGQVTLVQIEDRFTSLTLSGLDARIGRSDLTGSVKLGLEGKRPKIDVVLQSDLLDLEPYLDDWMTAGAQSSPAAGGPTEKQNDPLDKPLPVEILDLADGSLDLKAGELRMPGLTAKNLDLRASLSDRVLTVFPSEGILNEGLAKFEASLDGSKAPLAAISLDGTWTGAHFGDVVREYFDSDVISGYGNASLALTASGRTPRETMDTVNGHAAVYMKDGKVSNTYWELIAADLVTSLLPFIGKTADKEGKLNCMATRFDIKDGNADSVVFLVDSSRVTVGGDGTVNLREETVDFLLQPKPKDFSFVSLATPIRISGPMTDPKIYPDPAGAAKSAVLGAGAVALTALNPLALMLPFVSSGSSEDPCPAAIALAEGMSPEEAAKIGAEANGGADKPAGVSKSADEVIKLPGKAVDGIFGGIKKLLE
- a CDS encoding HAD-IA family hydrolase: MTAGDPLRLVVFDMDGTLIDSQHHIIASMTRAFLENGFAAPDPASVRAGVGLPLETIFRSLLPGQEPAVYGRLVEAYRVDHHDKLDRGERHEPLMPGAREVIERLDAVGYLIALATGKGTRGARHALEVHGLIDYFVSIQTANTAPGKPHPGMLLQAMDEAGVEARDTVMVGDTVYDLETARNASVASVGVTWGYHERDALQSYGAGALIDHFDDLDAAVERLLANR